In a single window of the Nodularia spumigena CCY9414 genome:
- a CDS encoding non-ribosomal peptide synthetase: protein MSDLLKRLENLSPEKRELVLQKLKKQQQTPLLKPVSRENPLPLSFAQQRLWFLDQLEGENCVYNVSFFWQINGFLNISALEKAIAEIVQRHEVIRTSFSVVDESPIQVINAHPQLKMQVLDWRQLTAEDQLSKTQHLAKEELQQPFDLSNPPLLRVKLLQLADKSHLLLLVIHHIVCDGWSMDIFRRELFTLYTAFCAEETSPLPSLSLQYADFAHWQRQWLQGEVLQNQLNYWQKQLADVPPLLELPTDQPRPSVQSFKGRSEFLQLDLDLIQKLKRLSQESGTTLFMTLLTAFTLLLSRYSGQDDIVVGSAIANRNRRETESLIGFFVNTLALRTNLQGNPTFLELLERVKQVTLDAYDHQDLPFEKLIDELGLERSLSHHPLFQVAFSLQSGNQEKLEIPGLTWTRFEWENTTTLFDLSLIFRETSQGLTGEWEYATDLFEAQTIQRMTGHLQVLLKGIVDNPNQRINTLSLLTEDEFQQLQIWNQTQTEYLHNQTLVDLFETQVAKNPHNIAVVFESQQLTYQQLNQKANQLAHYLIENFQIQPDTLIGISVERSLEMIIGVLGITKAGGAYVPIDPNYPPERIRFMLEDSGISVLLTQSFLQEKLPISELKHQIICLDEEAFTEQLIDNPNPKSTPDNLAYVIYTSGSTGQPKGVMIEHKAIVNLALAWTETFQVQHHSRWIQFGSFSFDLSIGEIATTLSAGACLYLAQKETLLPSQALVDLLAEHKISHFALPPSALAVLPQATLPDLQALIIGGEACAAELVEQWGTTRSFFNCYGPTESTVIASIFRCEPNGKKPSIGQPIANNSIYILDPHNQPLPPGIPGELCIAGVGLARGYLNRPETTSEKFMEIDLFGKVERIYKTGDLARWCADGNLEYLGRIDEQVKLRGFRIELGEIESLLLQHSLVKEAVVILYETDSNPRLVAYVTQAEKSVTLGIEIKEYLKNRLPNYMIPSQIMVLEQLPLTANGKLDRRGLPAPNTAAASDLEIPVTPTEEILASLWQGLLKIQSVGRSDNFFELGGHSLLATQLIARIRDSFGVELPVRKVFEQSILSELAREINKASASVALPPILPQSENQPKTLSFAQSRLWFIAQLEGKGTSATYNMPVAFQLDGNLNVEALRQSLTYLLERHTSLRTYFPALEGEPQVVVKNIEDIEVLEIANLQGLNPQTQAETVQRLADNHAQEPFDLNTGPLFTAKLLQLGQHQHFLLINMHHIISDGWSMGVFKREWEKAYTAYAADSAPNLSLMPIQYSDYAAWQRSWLQGEILASQENYWKQQLGDAPRVLELPTDHPRPAQQSYQGEHEEYCLSKELTQKLKIVSQQNGVSLFMTLLTALSILLSRYSRQEDLCIGSAIANRTHSYTEGLIGFFVNTLVLRSKIKPEQSFSELLQQTRQTCLDAYAHQDIPFEYLVEKLQPERSLSRNPLCQVMIALQNTEGAGTNVSLPGLDIQSFEQSFPFAKFDLGLDIRENNNQLNCVWEYATDLFEADTIKRIARHFEVLLTAITQNPQQPISTLPLITTAEIQQLQAGNQTDTDYPQDQTLVTLFEQQAAKTPDNIALVFADRSLTYQQLNQKANQLAHYLIQNFQIQPDTLIGICVERSLEMIIGLLGILKAGGAYVPIDPNYPQERIGFMLADCGTSVLLTQTSLKHQLPTTQLEHPPQVICLDEETFSSQLTNNPSSQSTPDNLAYVIYTSGSTGQPKGVMIEHRAIVNLSLVWAQTFQVKNHSRLLQFGSFSFDLSIGEIATSLITGACLCLGDQETLLPSQSLVDFLTEHKITHSFLSPSALSVLPKVSLPDLQCLSVGGEACTAELVSQWGTEQSLYNCYGPTETTVTAALALCQPNGKKPPIGKPLSNLRIYILDTDYQPLPPGIPGELCIAGVGLARGYLNRPELTAEKFIEIELFGKVERIYKTGDLARWLPDGNLEYLGRIDHQVKLRGFRIELSEIEASLLKHPKIQEAVVIVREETDLDKRLVGYIVPTATEDSTNPDELVELWEHLFNDNYSGQQTPTDDPTLNIVGWNDSYTAQPIPPAAMQEWRDTTVDRILELRPERVWEIGCGSGMLLFKVAPHCQHYFGTDFAPEALQYIAQHLEQQSLQEKVTLKTSAAHQFDGIETNAYDLVIINSVIQYFPSLDYLLSVIEGAIKTVSNQGKIFMGDVRNLHLLEAFHTAVEFYRAADDLSIQDLRQQIQKSIRTEEELLIDPDFFIALKQRFPRISHVQIQLKRGYSHTEMSRFRYDVVLHLDQVDTPLTQPEWLDWQEHQLNRETIERILITEQPDLLGIKDIPNARLTSEMALLEQIPQLDGTVTDLKAAIAQATSGIEPEAFRTLAPDLPYTAFIQYSSTGFSGYDVVFQRNIPEEVTTPRFATKGNWRLKPWQHYANQPLQYRTNQVDPALLAEWRDFLGKTLPDYMIPSHFVVLEKLPLTPNGKVDRKALPATDTAVAATDIELPVTGTEKLLAQLWAKLLKYEAISRQDNFFNLGGHSLLATQLCYRIRDTFKVEIPLRQVFESPTLIDLANYIDSCIWVNSTTTDIQPLNSDEEEIEL, encoded by the coding sequence ATGAGCGATTTACTAAAACGTCTTGAAAACCTATCACCAGAAAAACGAGAATTAGTTTTACAAAAACTAAAAAAGCAACAACAAACCCCACTCCTCAAACCAGTATCACGGGAAAACCCCCTTCCCCTATCCTTTGCACAACAAAGATTGTGGTTTCTTGACCAACTAGAAGGCGAAAATTGTGTTTATAATGTCTCGTTTTTCTGGCAAATTAACGGATTTCTGAATATCAGTGCTTTAGAAAAAGCGATCGCAGAAATTGTCCAACGTCATGAGGTCATACGTACTAGCTTCAGTGTTGTTGATGAGTCGCCGATACAGGTAATTAATGCTCATCCGCAACTGAAGATGCAAGTATTAGATTGGCGACAATTGACAGCAGAAGACCAATTAAGCAAGACGCAGCATTTAGCGAAAGAAGAATTACAACAGCCATTTGATTTATCAAACCCTCCTTTATTGCGGGTAAAATTGTTACAACTGGCTGATAAATCCCATCTGCTGTTGCTGGTTATCCATCATATTGTTTGTGATGGCTGGTCAATGGACATTTTTCGTCGGGAATTGTTTACTCTTTATACCGCTTTCTGTGCTGAAGAAACATCTCCTTTACCGTCATTATCGCTACAATATGCCGATTTTGCCCATTGGCAAAGACAATGGTTACAGGGAGAGGTACTGCAAAATCAACTCAATTACTGGCAAAAACAATTAGCTGATGTTCCACCTTTATTAGAATTACCCACAGATCAACCACGTCCATCAGTGCAAAGCTTCAAGGGACGTAGTGAGTTTTTACAACTTGATCTGGATTTAATACAGAAATTAAAACGTTTAAGTCAGGAGTCAGGGACTACCCTGTTTATGACTTTACTGACAGCTTTCACACTGTTATTGTCGCGCTACAGTGGACAAGATGATATTGTTGTTGGTTCGGCGATCGCTAATCGCAACCGTCGTGAAACTGAATCACTAATTGGCTTTTTTGTTAATACTTTAGCTTTGCGTACCAACTTACAAGGAAATCCCACTTTCTTAGAATTACTGGAACGAGTGAAGCAAGTAACTCTGGATGCTTATGATCATCAAGATTTACCCTTTGAAAAACTGATTGATGAATTAGGCTTAGAGCGATCGCTTTCTCATCATCCCCTGTTTCAAGTTGCTTTTAGCTTGCAAAGTGGAAATCAAGAAAAATTAGAAATTCCTGGATTAACTTGGACTCGTTTTGAGTGGGAAAACACCACAACGCTGTTTGATTTGTCCCTAATTTTCCGTGAAACATCCCAAGGTTTAACAGGAGAATGGGAATATGCAACCGATTTATTTGAGGCTCAAACTATCCAACGAATGACAGGACATCTTCAAGTTCTGCTCAAGGGAATTGTTGATAATCCGAACCAACGAATCAATACTCTATCCTTGCTGACAGAGGATGAATTTCAGCAACTACAAATTTGGAATCAAACTCAAACAGAATATCTCCACAATCAAACTTTAGTTGACTTATTTGAAACACAAGTTGCTAAAAATCCTCATAATATCGCTGTAGTTTTTGAGTCTCAACAGCTAACTTATCAACAATTGAATCAAAAAGCCAATCAATTAGCTCATTATTTAATTGAAAATTTTCAAATTCAGCCAGACACCTTAATTGGTATCTCTGTTGAACGCTCTTTAGAAATGATTATTGGTGTCCTTGGGATTACTAAAGCCGGTGGTGCTTATGTACCGATTGACCCCAATTATCCCCCGGAACGGATTCGCTTCATGTTAGAAGATTCAGGGATATCGGTTTTATTAACCCAAAGTTTTCTCCAAGAAAAATTACCTATAAGTGAACTAAAACACCAAATCATTTGTTTAGATGAAGAAGCTTTTACTGAACAATTAATAGATAATCCCAATCCTAAAAGTACACCTGACAATTTAGCTTATGTCATTTATACTTCTGGTTCAACAGGACAACCTAAAGGGGTGATGATTGAACATAAAGCAATTGTCAATTTAGCTTTAGCCTGGACTGAAACTTTTCAAGTTCAACACCACAGCCGTTGGATTCAGTTTGGTTCTTTTAGTTTCGATTTGTCTATTGGTGAAATTGCCACTACTCTGTCTGCCGGTGCTTGTTTATATCTAGCCCAGAAAGAAACTCTGTTACCTAGTCAAGCCTTGGTGGACTTGTTAGCTGAACACAAAATTTCCCATTTTGCATTACCTCCTTCCGCCTTAGCTGTATTACCTCAAGCGACCTTACCTGATTTGCAAGCCTTAATCATTGGTGGTGAAGCTTGTGCAGCAGAATTGGTAGAACAGTGGGGAACAACAAGAAGTTTCTTCAACTGCTATGGTCCGACGGAATCAACGGTTATTGCCAGTATATTTCGTTGTGAACCGAATGGGAAAAAGCCCTCCATTGGTCAACCTATAGCTAACAACAGTATTTACATTTTAGATCCTCACAATCAACCATTACCTCCTGGCATTCCTGGGGAATTGTGTATTGCGGGAGTAGGTTTAGCACGGGGTTATCTCAACCGTCCTGAAACTACGTCCGAAAAATTTATGGAAATTGATTTATTCGGTAAAGTTGAGCGCATTTATAAAACTGGTGATTTAGCCAGATGGTGTGCTGACGGCAATTTAGAATACCTGGGGCGCATTGATGAGCAGGTTAAATTACGGGGCTTTAGAATTGAACTTGGTGAAATTGAATCGCTTTTATTACAACATTCATTAGTTAAAGAAGCTGTTGTAATTCTATATGAAACTGATAGTAATCCTCGGTTAGTAGCTTATGTCACGCAGGCAGAAAAATCAGTCACTTTAGGGATTGAAATTAAAGAGTATCTGAAAAATCGCTTACCCAATTATATGATTCCTAGCCAGATTATGGTTCTGGAACAATTACCTTTAACTGCTAACGGTAAACTAGATCGCCGAGGATTACCAGCACCAAATACAGCCGCTGCCAGTGATTTGGAAATACCAGTAACTCCCACAGAAGAAATACTGGCTAGTTTATGGCAAGGGTTATTAAAAATTCAGTCTGTTGGTCGCTCTGACAACTTCTTTGAACTGGGAGGACATTCCCTGTTAGCAACTCAATTAATTGCTCGAATTCGTGATAGTTTTGGGGTAGAATTGCCTGTCCGCAAAGTATTTGAGCAAAGCATTTTGTCTGAGTTGGCGCGGGAAATTAACAAAGCTTCTGCGAGTGTTGCCTTACCTCCTATCCTACCCCAGTCAGAAAATCAACCTAAAACTCTTTCCTTTGCCCAATCAAGACTTTGGTTTATCGCTCAACTGGAAGGAAAAGGAACTTCTGCTACTTATAATATGCCGGTCGCATTTCAATTGGACGGCAACCTCAATGTAGAGGCTCTGAGGCAGAGTTTAACTTATTTGCTAGAACGGCATACAAGTTTACGCACTTATTTCCCTGCCTTGGAGGGAGAACCACAAGTAGTAGTTAAAAATATAGAAGATATAGAAGTATTAGAAATTGCCAACTTACAGGGACTCAATCCCCAAACGCAAGCGGAAACTGTACAAAGGTTAGCCGATAACCATGCTCAAGAACCCTTTGACTTAAATACTGGTCCTCTGTTCACAGCTAAACTACTGCAACTGGGACAACATCAACATTTCCTGCTGATTAATATGCACCACATTATCAGCGATGGTTGGTCTATGGGTGTGTTTAAACGAGAATGGGAAAAGGCTTATACTGCTTATGCTGCGGATTCTGCTCCGAACTTGTCACTCATGCCGATTCAGTATAGTGATTATGCAGCTTGGCAACGTAGTTGGTTACAAGGGGAAATTTTAGCAAGCCAGGAAAATTATTGGAAACAACAACTAGGTGATGCGCCCCGTGTGCTGGAATTACCTACTGATCATCCCCGGCCAGCACAACAAAGTTATCAAGGTGAACACGAGGAATATTGTTTAAGCAAGGAACTGACACAAAAACTCAAAATCGTGAGTCAACAAAACGGGGTGAGTTTGTTTATGACCCTGTTGACAGCTTTGAGTATCTTACTATCTCGTTACAGCCGCCAAGAAGACTTATGTATCGGGAGTGCGATCGCTAATCGCACCCATAGCTACACAGAAGGGTTAATCGGCTTTTTTGTCAATACCTTAGTATTGCGGAGCAAAATCAAGCCAGAGCAAAGCTTTAGTGAGTTACTGCAACAAACTCGTCAAACTTGCTTAGATGCTTATGCTCATCAAGACATTCCCTTTGAGTATCTGGTAGAAAAACTACAACCAGAGCGCAGCCTCAGCCGTAATCCCCTCTGTCAAGTGATGATAGCCTTGCAAAACACCGAAGGCGCAGGGACGAATGTTAGTTTACCAGGGCTTGATATTCAATCCTTCGAGCAAAGTTTCCCATTTGCTAAGTTTGACCTGGGACTAGATATTCGGGAAAATAACAACCAATTAAACTGTGTGTGGGAATATGCCACCGACTTATTTGAAGCAGACACAATTAAGCGGATAGCGAGACACTTTGAAGTCTTGCTGACAGCAATTACCCAAAATCCCCAACAGCCTATCAGTACGCTGCCATTAATCACAACAGCAGAAATCCAACAATTGCAAGCTGGGAATCAAACTGACACCGATTACCCTCAAGACCAAACACTGGTGACTTTGTTTGAACAACAAGCAGCAAAAACCCCTGATAATATTGCATTAGTGTTTGCAGACCGCAGCCTGACTTATCAACAACTGAATCAAAAAGCTAATCAACTAGCTCATTATCTCATTCAAAATTTCCAAATTCAGCCAGACACATTAATTGGTATCTGTGTGGAACGGTCATTGGAAATGATTATTGGTCTACTCGGTATCCTCAAAGCCGGTGGAGCTTATGTACCGATTGATCCCAATTATCCCCAAGAACGGATTGGGTTCATGTTAGCAGATTGTGGGACATCGGTATTATTAACCCAAACTTCCCTCAAACACCAATTACCGACAACTCAACTAGAACATCCACCTCAAGTAATTTGTTTGGATGAGGAAACTTTCAGTTCGCAGTTAACCAATAATCCCAGTTCCCAAAGTACGCCTGATAATTTAGCTTATGTCATCTACACCTCTGGTTCGACAGGACAACCTAAAGGGGTAATGATTGAACATCGCGCCATTGTCAATTTAAGTTTGGTTTGGGCGCAGACTTTTCAAGTTAAAAACCACAGCCGTTTACTTCAGTTTGGTTCTTTTAGTTTTGATTTGTCCATTGGTGAAATTGCTACTAGTTTGATCACGGGCGCTTGCTTGTGTTTGGGCGATCAAGAAACTTTGTTACCTAGTCAAAGCCTAGTTGACTTTTTAACTGAACACAAAATTACTCACAGTTTTCTTTCTCCTTCAGCTTTATCTGTCTTACCAAAAGTGAGTTTACCGGATTTGCAATGCCTCAGCGTTGGTGGAGAGGCTTGTACTGCTGAATTAGTTAGCCAATGGGGAACAGAACAAAGCTTATATAATTGCTACGGTCCGACAGAAACCACCGTGACTGCGGCCTTAGCTCTTTGTCAACCCAATGGCAAAAAACCGCCTATCGGTAAACCATTATCTAATCTTCGCATCTATATTTTAGATACCGACTATCAACCATTACCCCCTGGTATTCCTGGTGAGTTGTGTATTGCTGGTGTTGGTTTAGCCAGAGGTTATCTCAACCGTCCTGAATTAACCGCCGAAAAGTTCATTGAAATTGAGTTATTCGGTAAAGTTGAGCGAATTTATAAAACAGGTGATTTAGCGCGTTGGCTACCTGACGGCAATTTAGAATACTTAGGTCGGATCGATCATCAGGTCAAACTGCGTGGTTTTCGGATTGAATTAAGTGAAATTGAAGCCTCATTACTCAAACATCCAAAAATTCAGGAAGCAGTTGTCATTGTTAGGGAAGAAACTGACCTTGATAAACGTCTGGTAGGTTATATTGTCCCAACAGCAACAGAAGATAGCACAAACCCAGATGAATTGGTGGAATTGTGGGAACACCTGTTTAATGATAACTACTCTGGGCAACAAACCCCAACCGATGACCCAACCCTGAATATAGTTGGTTGGAATGATAGCTACACAGCACAACCCATTCCCCCAGCAGCAATGCAAGAATGGCGAGATACAACCGTTGATAGAATTCTGGAACTTCGACCCGAAAGAGTTTGGGAAATCGGTTGCGGTTCAGGGATGTTATTATTTAAAGTCGCACCCCATTGTCAGCATTATTTCGGTACAGATTTTGCTCCAGAGGCTTTGCAGTACATAGCACAACATCTAGAACAGCAGTCTCTCCAGGAGAAAGTTACCTTAAAAACTAGTGCAGCCCACCAGTTTGATGGTATTGAAACCAATGCTTATGACTTGGTAATCATCAATTCTGTGATTCAGTATTTTCCTTCTTTGGATTACTTGTTGTCAGTCATCGAAGGGGCGATCAAAACTGTAAGTAATCAGGGAAAAATCTTCATGGGAGATGTGCGAAATCTCCATTTATTGGAGGCTTTCCATACCGCAGTTGAGTTTTATCGTGCTGCTGATGATTTATCAATTCAGGATTTACGCCAACAGATTCAAAAAAGCATTCGCACCGAAGAAGAATTACTGATTGACCCTGATTTCTTTATCGCCCTCAAACAAAGATTTCCTCGGATTAGTCATGTACAAATTCAATTGAAACGGGGCTACAGTCATACGGAAATGAGTCGTTTTCGTTATGACGTTGTTTTACATTTAGATCAGGTAGATACTCCCCTGACACAACCTGAATGGTTAGATTGGCAAGAGCATCAGTTGAATCGGGAAACAATCGAGAGAATTTTAATAACCGAGCAACCAGATTTACTAGGCATTAAAGATATTCCTAATGCGCGTCTAACCTCAGAAATGGCATTGTTAGAACAAATTCCTCAATTAGATGGTACTGTTACAGATTTAAAAGCGGCAATTGCCCAAGCCACATCAGGGATAGAACCCGAAGCATTCCGAACTTTAGCACCAGATTTGCCCTATACGGCTTTTATTCAATATAGCTCTACAGGATTTTCTGGTTACGATGTTGTTTTTCAACGGAATATCCCCGAAGAGGTGACAACACCACGATTTGCGACCAAAGGTAATTGGCGGTTGAAACCTTGGCAACATTACGCCAACCAACCTTTGCAATATCGTACCAATCAAGTTGATCCAGCTTTATTAGCAGAATGGCGGGATTTTCTGGGCAAAACTCTGCCTGATTATATGATTCCCAGCCATTTTGTTGTTTTGGAAAAACTACCACTGACACCAAATGGTAAAGTAGACCGCAAAGCTTTACCTGCAACCGATACAGCAGTTGCAGCCACAGACATTGAATTACCTGTAACAGGGACAGAAAAATTGCTGGCTCAACTATGGGCAAAGTTACTGAAATATGAAGCGATTTCCAGACAAGATAACTTCTTCAACTTAGGAGGACATTCTTTATTAGCTACCCAACTGTGCTACCGCATCCGCGACACTTTCAAAGTAGAGATTCCACTGCGTCAAGTATTTGAGTCTCCCACTCTCATTGACTTAGCAAATTATATAGATAGCTGCATTTGGGTTAATTCCACAACCACAGATATACAACCTTTAAACTCAGATGAAGAGGAAATTGAACTATGA
- a CDS encoding non-ribosomal peptide synthetase has product MQSIEDLYELSPMQQGMLFHTLYAPESEVYFEQLLCILSGELNFPAFQKAWEQVVARHSILRSSFFWEEIEKPLQMVSKQVDLPWEKMDWRHLTSDEQQKNLDNFLVSDRYKGFELNQVPLMRFTIIQLTENTYQFIWSHHHLLFDGWSMQIILKEVFALYEANQRGEHLRLSPVRPYKEYIEWLQQQDIEKAKQFWQQTLKGFETPTLIGNREQRTGNSSKGIYQEKRFQLSQTITEKLQAAARQHHLTLNNLVQGAWGLLISRYSGEKDVVFGATVSGRQPVIENIESMVGLLINTIPTLVKIDNQKEILSWLQELQTQAVEQEQYSYFPLAEIQQFSDILPGMPLFESLLVFENYPVDSSKQDTQKTLEISHLSCFERTNYPLTIVINPGSQLGGRFVYDTSCFDEPRISRIIGHFQTLLTSFSENLQQNISQISLLSAEEEQELILLENHQNQDNINYQCVHILFEKQVQKTPDKIAVVYKQEHLTYRQLNNRANQLANYLKSLGVKPETTVGICVERSLEMVVGILAILKAGGAYVSLDPAYPRERLAFMLEDVQTPIVLTQTHLQNILPLNHQTVVNLDIDREIIAQYPQDNLPNEVNAENLAFIIYTSGTTGTPKGTEILHRSIIGLMLGVDYIHFDAEQIFLQHSSNSWDMLAWELWTPLIYGGRCVLYPEKIPTPEGLSQIIKEQGVNILFLTTALFNLMIDTMAEGLLEIKQLMFGGESVSVPHVRRALELLPGTKILHGYGPCECTVITSCYTVPQQLPENINSIPIGKPIGDRTVYILDNNLQRVPIGVIGELYVGGASVARGYSNQPKLTREKFIPNPFIEGDILYKTGDLVRRLPDGNLEFIGRIDNQVKIRGFRIELAEIEAVLIQYPDIKQAVVMAREDEPGQKLLVAYLVAQNNVLTPSSLRNFLKSKLPDYMIPAAFVFLENLPLTPNGKINRRALPIPDHTQRNLEIDFVPPSTDTEKELADIWTEVLKLKQVGINDNFFELGGHSLLATQAISRLREVFSLDFPLRYLFENPTIAELAQKVIEQQIEQAENDELARILAEVDQLSEEEVTQQLLL; this is encoded by the coding sequence ATGCAAAGTATCGAAGACCTTTATGAACTTTCACCCATGCAACAAGGGATGTTGTTTCATACCCTTTATGCACCAGAATCAGAAGTTTATTTTGAACAGTTACTTTGCATTCTTTCTGGAGAATTGAATTTTCCCGCTTTCCAAAAAGCTTGGGAACAAGTTGTAGCTAGACATTCAATATTACGCAGTTCTTTCTTTTGGGAAGAAATAGAAAAACCCTTGCAAATGGTAAGTAAGCAAGTGGATCTTCCCTGGGAAAAAATGGATTGGCGACATTTAACAAGTGATGAACAACAAAAGAATTTAGATAATTTTTTGGTGAGCGATCGCTACAAGGGATTTGAACTCAATCAAGTTCCTTTAATGCGTTTTACTATCATTCAATTAACTGAGAACACCTACCAATTTATTTGGAGTCACCATCATCTTCTTTTTGATGGTTGGTCAATGCAAATCATTCTCAAAGAAGTTTTCGCTTTGTATGAAGCAAATCAACGAGGTGAACATTTAAGATTGTCACCAGTTCGACCTTATAAAGAATATATTGAATGGTTACAACAACAGGATATTGAAAAAGCTAAACAATTTTGGCAACAAACATTAAAAGGTTTTGAAACACCTACCTTAATAGGTAACAGGGAACAGAGAACAGGTAACAGCAGCAAAGGAATATATCAAGAAAAACGTTTTCAATTATCTCAAACGATAACTGAAAAATTGCAAGCTGCGGCACGACAACATCATTTAACATTAAATAATTTAGTCCAGGGAGCATGGGGTTTATTAATTTCCCGCTACAGTGGCGAAAAGGATGTAGTTTTTGGTGCAACTGTATCCGGTCGTCAACCTGTAATAGAAAACATAGAATCAATGGTGGGATTATTAATTAACACCATTCCCACCCTTGTAAAAATTGATAATCAAAAAGAAATATTATCTTGGCTGCAAGAATTACAAACTCAAGCCGTAGAACAAGAACAATATAGTTATTTTCCCCTGGCAGAAATTCAACAATTCAGTGATATTCTTCCAGGAATGCCATTATTTGAAAGTCTGTTAGTCTTTGAAAATTATCCTGTAGATTCCAGTAAACAAGATACACAAAAAACCTTAGAAATTAGTCATCTGAGTTGTTTTGAAAGAACAAACTATCCATTAACCATAGTGATTAATCCTGGTTCACAATTAGGAGGTAGATTTGTTTATGATACTAGCTGCTTTGATGAACCAAGAATTAGCCGCATAATTGGACATTTCCAAACATTGCTCACAAGTTTTTCTGAAAACTTACAACAAAATATTTCACAAATATCTTTACTTAGTGCAGAAGAAGAACAAGAATTAATACTTTTAGAGAATCATCAAAATCAAGACAATATTAATTATCAATGTGTTCATATTTTATTTGAAAAACAAGTACAGAAAACACCTGATAAGATTGCAGTTGTTTACAAACAAGAACATTTAACTTATCGGCAATTAAATAACCGTGCTAATCAATTAGCAAATTATTTAAAATCATTAGGAGTTAAACCAGAAACGACGGTAGGAATTTGTGTTGAGCGTTCCTTAGAAATGGTAGTCGGAATACTCGCTATTCTTAAAGCTGGAGGAGCTTATGTATCATTAGATCCAGCTTATCCTAGAGAAAGATTAGCTTTCATGCTGGAAGACGTACAAACACCTATTGTCCTAACACAAACTCATTTACAAAATATACTCCCACTCAATCATCAAACTGTGGTAAATCTTGATATAGATAGGGAAATTATCGCCCAATATCCACAAGACAATTTACCTAATGAAGTTAATGCAGAAAATTTAGCTTTTATAATTTACACTTCTGGCACAACGGGAACACCAAAGGGAACGGAAATTCTGCATCGTAGCATTATTGGTTTGATGTTGGGGGTTGATTACATTCACTTTGATGCGGAACAAATTTTTCTCCAACATTCATCAAATTCCTGGGATATGTTAGCCTGGGAACTTTGGACACCCTTAATTTATGGTGGACGTTGTGTACTTTATCCAGAAAAAATTCCCACACCAGAAGGCTTAAGCCAGATTATTAAAGAACAAGGAGTTAACATCCTATTTCTGACTACAGCATTATTCAATCTCATGATTGATACAATGGCTGAAGGGTTGTTAGAAATTAAACAACTGATGTTTGGGGGAGAGTCCGTTTCTGTACCTCATGTTCGTCGTGCTTTAGAACTATTGCCGGGAACAAAAATACTTCATGGCTATGGACCATGTGAATGTACAGTCATTACCTCTTGTTACACAGTTCCTCAACAACTACCTGAAAATATTAATTCTATTCCCATTGGGAAACCCATTGGAGACAGAACAGTTTATATATTAGATAATAATTTACAGAGAGTTCCTATTGGTGTGATAGGTGAATTATATGTAGGTGGCGCGAGTGTTGCTAGAGGTTACTCAAATCAGCCAAAACTAACCAGAGAAAAATTTATTCCTAATCCTTTCATTGAGGGAGATATACTTTACAAAACTGGTGATTTAGTTCGTCGTTTACCTGATGGGAATTTAGAATTTATCGGACGAATTGACAACCAAGTTAAAATTCGCGGGTTTAGAATTGAATTAGCAGAAATTGAAGCCGTTTTAATTCAATATCCTGATATTAAACAAGCAGTAGTAATGGCGCGGGAAGATGAACCAGGTCAGAAATTATTAGTAGCTTATTTAGTAGCACAGAATAATGTACTAACTCCCAGCAGTTTGAGAAACTTCCTCAAATCAAAACTGCCAGATTACATGATTCCTGCTGCTTTTGTATTTTTAGAAAATTTACCCCTAACTCCTAACGGTAAAATCAATCGCCGTGCTTTGCCAATTCCCGATCATACACAAAGAAATTTAGAAATTGATTTTGTTCCACCTAGCACCGATACAGAAAAAGAATTAGCAGATATTTGGACAGAAGTTCTGAAATTAAAACAAGTGGGAATTAACGATAACTTTTTTGAACTAGGAGGACATTCCTTACTTGCTACTCAAGCTATTTCTCGTTTAAGAGAAGTTTTTTCTCTAGATTTTCCTCTGCGTTATTTATTTGAAAATCCAACTATTGCTGAACTTGCCCAGAAAGTTATTGAACAACAAATTGAGCAAGCTGAAAATGATGAACTAGCCAGGATTTTAGCAGAAGTAGATCAATTATCAGAAGAGGAGGTAACACAACAATTACTTTTATAA